Proteins encoded in a region of the Acipenser ruthenus chromosome 11, fAciRut3.2 maternal haplotype, whole genome shotgun sequence genome:
- the LOC131739384 gene encoding rho-related GTP-binding protein RhoF-like, which produces MTEENGAVTHNGTAKAPEELKIVIVGDGGCGKTSLLMVYAKGDFPEKYAPSVFEKYVSSIKVGNKEINLNLYDTAGQEDYDRLRPLSYQNANLVIVCYDVTNPTSFDNVLIKWFPEVNHFCVGVPIILIGCKTDQRKDKERTRKLKASDQEPITYLQGEETAQQINAEMYLECSAKFRENIEDIFKEATKTALSAMKKAKHRKRKHRHCVVL; this is translated from the exons ATGACAGAGGAGAACGGAGCGGTGACCCACAACGGCACAGCAAAGGCGCCAGAGGAGCTGAAGATAGTGATCGTCGGGGATGGAGGCTGTGGCAAGACCTCCCTGCTCATGGTCTACGCTAAAGGGGATTTCCCAGAG AAATACGCTCCCTCCGTGTTTGAGAAGTATGTTTCCAGTATCAAAGTCGGGAACAAGGAAATCAACTTGAACCTTTACGACACAGCAG GTCAAGAGGACTACGACAGGCTCCGCCCACTCTCCTACCAGAACGCCAACCTCGTCATTGTCTGCTATGATGTCACCAACCCCACCAGCTTTGATAACGTCTTAATCAAG tggTTTCCAGAGGTAAACCACTTCTGTGTCGGAGTCCCCATCATCCTCATCGGCTGCAAGACAGACCAGCGGAAAGACAAGGAGCGCACACGGAAACTCAAAGCTTCTGATCAGGAGCCAATTACCTATCTGCAG GGTGAAGAGACTGCACAGCAGATTAACGCCGAGATGTACTTGGAGTGTTCCGCCAAATTCAGGGAAAACATTGAGGACATTTTTAAAGAAGCCACAAAAACAGCTCTGAGCGCCATGAAGAAAGCGAAGCACCGGAAAAGGAAACACAGGCACTGCGTGGTGCTGTGA